A window of Eriocheir sinensis breed Jianghai 21 chromosome 63, ASM2467909v1, whole genome shotgun sequence contains these coding sequences:
- the LOC126986878 gene encoding ER degradation-enhancing alpha-mannosidase-like protein 2 produces MLTRTRFILPAAFLKICLLVSLSSGMSDQEIRRLREEVRGMFYHAYDGYMHHAYPYDELRPLSCDGHDTWGSYSLTLIDALDTLAVMGNKTEFQRVVGLILERANFDVNINVSVFETNIRILGGLLSGHLMSRRMGLEVEEGWPCSGPLLSVAKDVADRLLPAFDTPTGMPYGTVNLREGVPEGETPVTCTAGVGTYIVEFGTLSRLTGDPVYEEVALRALHAVWNHRSTINLVGNHIDVLTGRWTAQDSGIGAGIDSYFEYLVKAAGLLQRPELMAIFKQAWAAIEKHLRHEDWYLWATMTKGYVTMAVFQSLEAYWPGVLTLVGDVNTAQRIVYNYHQVWKQFGFTPEFYNIPQSEAPNNREGYPLRPELVESLMYLFQATRDHNLLEMAADIVVSIQHSAKTECGYATVKNVNDHTIENRMESFFLAETTKYLYLIFDPDNWMHNTGSSGHTLTANGRQCVVEAGGYVFNSEAHPVDPGALACCSMKEEDWSLSLADQVALILDPMAPWKGHMGHKVKEEKEDCGSNGKPSYQEASQEEEEEEAMEEEVVGNTQLGEGSVVILHGNGKIVATTEVPKGSRSEVEKILPPPSPSASGSPDKDVKESPSVILDYADKYLEKLKEVSEKKPLASGLGGSSNYRPESDSKEETEGKERHSSHSEILVNGDSGPAGIIKKDSVGPRFSSLSEAAERGGNTSGMEATSISPSVSSSKYSTSTGSARIIPNPRTPKTPSLPIKKEFVLADLKERLTIDLNSYKNFTKAASYSLLSCPHPPFTRMLNFKGQMFYP; encoded by the exons ATGCTAACAAGGACCAGATTTATCCTCCCCGCGGCCTTCCTCAAGATATGCCTCCTCGTGTCCCTCTCCAGTGGCATGTCCGACCAGGAAATAAGGAGATTAAG ggaggaggtgaggggaatgtTCTATCATGCTTATGACGGCTACATGCATCACGCCTACCCCTACGATGAGCTGCGGCCCCTCTCCTGTGACGGCCACGAcacttggggaag CTACTCCTTGACACTAATTGATGCCTTGGACACCCTGGCCGTCATGGGCAACAAGACAGAGTTCCAACGAGTCGTTGGTCTCATCCTTGAGCGTGCCAACTTTGATGTCAACATAAATGTGTCTGTCTTTGAGACCAACATCAGGATCTTGGGCGGTCTCCTCAGTGGCCACCTCATGTCTAGAAG AATGGGTCTTGAAGTGGAAGAGGGTTGGCCATGCTCTGGACCTCTCCTGAGTGTGGCCAAGGATGTAGCAGACCGGCTCCTCCCAGCTTTTGACACTCCCACAG GAATGCCATATGGAACGGTGAACCTGCGTGAAGGAGTGCCTGAGGGTGAGACACCTGTTACCTGCACAGCAGGTGTGGGCACTTATATAGTGGAGTTTGGCACGCTATCCAGACTGACTGGTGACCCTGTCTATGAAGAG gtGGCATTAAGAGCACTGCATGCGGTCTGGAATCACAGGTCAACCATTAACCTTGTAGGTAACCACATTGACGTCCTGACAGGAAGATGGACGGCACAGGACTCAGGCATAG GTGCTGGCATTGACTCCTACTTTGAGTACTTGGTGAAGGCCGCAGGACTACTGCAACGGCCGGAGCTCATGGCCATCTTCAAGCAGGCGTGGGCAGCCATTGAGAAGCACCTGCGCCATGAGGACTGGTACCTCTGGGCCACCATGACCAAAGGCTACGTCACCATGGCCGTCTTTCAGTCCCTTGAAGCCTACTGGCCGGGGGTTCTTACGCTTGTAG GAGATGTGAATACTGCACAAAGGATTGTCTACAATTACCACCAAGTGTGGAAACAGTTTGGCTTCACACCTGAATTTTATAACATTCCTCAG AGTGAGGCGCCCAATAACCGTGAAGGCTATCCACTGCGTCCTGAGCTGGTGGAGTCCCTGATGTACCTCTTTCAGGCCACCAGGGACCACAACCTGCTGGAGATGGCTGCTGACATTGTGGTCAGCATCCAACACTCAGCCAAGACGGAGTGTGGTTATGCAACA GTGAAAAATGTCAACGACCACACAATAGAAAATCGTATGGAGAGCTTCTTCTTAGCTGAGACTACAAAGTACCTCTATCTCATCTTTGATCCTGACAACTGGATGCATAACACAGGCAGCAGTGGACACACCCTCACTGCCAATGGCCGGCAGTGTGTAGTGGAAGCGGGGGGATATGTATTCAATTCAG AGGCTCACCCAGTGGACCCTGGTGCTCTAGCTTGCTGCTCCATGAAAGAAGAGGACTGGTCCCTGTCTCTAGCTGATCAAGTGGCCCTCATCCTGGACCCAATGGCACCATGGAAGGGCCACATGGGACacaaggtgaaagaagaaaaagaagactgtgGTAGTAATGGTAAACCTTCATACCAGGAAGctagtcaggaggaggaggaggaggaagctatggaggaggaagtggtaggCAACACCCAGCTTGGGGAGGGCAGTGTGGTGATACTACATGGTAATGGTAAAATTGTGGCAACCACAGAGGTCCCCAAAGGATCTAGAAGTGAAGTGGAAAAAATCCTGCCTCCCCCGTCACCAAGTGCATCAGGTTCTCCAGATAAGGATGTTAAGGAGAGCCCAAGTGTGATCCTTGACTATGCTGACAAATATcttgaaaaattaaaagaagtgagtgagaagaagCCTTTGGCTAGTGGCTTAGGAGGTAGCAGTAACTATAGGCCAGAAAGTGATAGTAAGGAAGAAACTGAAGGCAAGGAAAGGCATAGTTCACACAGTGAAATTCTGGTCAATGGTGACAGTGGCCCTGCAGGGATAATCAAGAAGGATAGTGTGGGGCCGCGGTTTTCTTCCTTGAGTGAGGCAGCAGAGAGAGGGGGAAACACCTCGGGTATGGAGGCCACAAGTATTTCTCCAAGTGTCTCCAGCTCCAAGTACAGCACCTCCACGGGCAGTGCTCGCATCATCCCCAACCCCAGGACCCCCAAGACCCCCAGCCTGCCCATCAAGAAGGAGTTTGTGTTGGCTGACCTCAAGGAGAGACTGACCATTGACCTCAACAGTTACAAAAACTTTACAAAAGCAGCCAGTTACTCTTTGCTCTCTTgccctcatcctcccttcaccCGGATGCTCAACTTCAAGGGTCAGATGTTTTACCCTTGA